The Actinobacillus suis ATCC 33415 DNA segment AGCGCCCACCAATGTGGATTCGAGCAAATCAGCAACATATTAAAGCACAAGACTATGCGGTATTACTCGGTGAATTAGTTGTAAAAAATTCTGAAAATTCGACCGCTTGTGTGCCGGATTGCGCCATTTTGCTTGAGAATCCGGTACCGGTGGCTAAACTTATGCATTTCGAGCAAGGTTGGGCGACCGTGCAAGATGCGCATGCACAATGGTCTGCCGAATTACTCGGTGCAAAAAACGGCGAATTAGTGCTGGACGCTTGTGCCGCACCCGGTGGCAAAACCACCCATATTTTAGAAAAAGCACCGCAAGCACAAGTGATTGCATTAGACATTGAAGAAAACCGTCTCAAACGTGTGCGAGAAAACTTAGCACGTTTAGGGCAAACCGCTAAGGTAATTTGCGGAGATGCTTCAAAGCCGCAAGAATGGCTTGAACCGGATGTGATGTTTGATCGTATCCTACTAGATGCGCCTTGCTCGGCAACCGGTGTAATTCGCCGCCACCCGGATATTAAATGGCTGCGTAAAGAACAAGATATTGCCGAACTTGCCGAATTGCAAAGCAAAATCCTACATGCATTATGGCAAAGGCTCAAACCAAACGGCGTTTTATTATATGCAACCTGCTCTATTCTGCCTGAAGAAAACGAACAACAAATCAACCGCTTTGTCGCCCAGCAAACGGATGCCAAACTGGTAGAAATGGATTTTAACGGTGAAAAAACAGCAATGAAGCAATTCTTCCCTCAGGAAAAAGGCGGAGACGGGTTCTTCTATGCAAAGTTGGTAAAAACTGAATGAAAATAATTATTTTAGGAGCCGGTCAAGTCGGCTCCACTCTC contains these protein-coding regions:
- the rsmB gene encoding 16S rRNA (cytosine(967)-C(5))-methyltransferase RsmB; translation: MKNKKQNTRAIAAQIILQVLEQGKSLSSLLPEAQTQLDPKDVPLVQEITFGICRVLPRLELVIKQLVAKPLKGKTRLVHCLLLVGLYQLLYMRVPAHAAVDEVVNATKVLKLDSFRALTNGVLRRFLREQAQILAVADKHWQTLHPDWFVNRIKKVYPHWREIVEANNQRPPMWIRANQQHIKAQDYAVLLGELVVKNSENSTACVPDCAILLENPVPVAKLMHFEQGWATVQDAHAQWSAELLGAKNGELVLDACAAPGGKTTHILEKAPQAQVIALDIEENRLKRVRENLARLGQTAKVICGDASKPQEWLEPDVMFDRILLDAPCSATGVIRRHPDIKWLRKEQDIAELAELQSKILHALWQRLKPNGVLLYATCSILPEENEQQINRFVAQQTDAKLVEMDFNGEKTAMKQFFPQEKGGDGFFYAKLVKTE